Proteins encoded in a region of the Eschrichtius robustus isolate mEscRob2 chromosome 16, mEscRob2.pri, whole genome shotgun sequence genome:
- the RSL1D1 gene encoding ribosomal L1 domain-containing protein 1 isoform X1 has product MEASASTPASTSAATSASTPATPVGLEQLDEEQIKKAVEALLAHSRSRKNANGLLLNENENFFLMVVLWKIPSKELRVRLSLPHGIRSDLADICLFTKDEPNLTPEQTERFYKKLLNKHGVKTISQIIPLRTLKKEYKAYEAKLRLLGSFDFFITDARIRRLLPSHLGRHFYNRKKVPVPVNLQAKDLSREISDCVGGTVLNISKSGSCSTIRIGHTGMQVQHIVENVVAVTKRLSQKLPEKWESVKLLYVKTERSVSLPVFSSFVSSRGEARGLRTQSQKKKVAKKSQKKKERLKRQQEKKGDKKLMKQAGKAAPAPTTDAPAPKTGGAPAQDPGPQKETGGVSAPPKAQDESEDEIPLLVPVKETPAARSVKTQKDAAGKKSPKKSPGPNTPHGKKRKASPALETPAAAEPKTPGKGPGKKARIKEELEKERTSSLGKKDPRQTPKKPEAKFFTTASKSAKKTPRTPKQWPKKPKVPQST; this is encoded by the exons ATGGAGGCCTCGGCTTCTACCCCAGCGTCAACCTCAGCCGCAACTTCAGCTTCGACTCCAGCGACTCCGGTCGGCCTGGAGCAGCTGGACGAAGAGCAG ATTAAAAAGGCAGTAGAAGCTCTGTTGGCACATTCCAGATCCAGGAAAAACGCAAATGGATTGCTTTTGAATGAGaatgaaaatttctttttaatggtggTGTTATGGAAAATTCCAAGTAAAGAACTGAGGGTCAGATT GTCCTTGCCTCATGGTATTCGATCAGATTTAGCAGATATCTGTTTATTTACCAAAGATGAACCTAATTTAACTCCCGAACAGACAGAACGTTTTTATAAGAAGCTTTTGAACAAGCATGGAGTTAAAACCATTTCTCAG attATCCCCCTCCgaactttaaaaaaggaatataaagCCTATGAAGCTAAGCTCCGCCTCTTGGGTAGTTTCGACTTCTTCATTACGGATGCCAGAATCAGGCGGCTCTTACCCTCACACCTCGGGAGACATTTCTACAACAGAAAGAA AGTTCCAGTACCTGTAAACCTTCAGGCCAAGGATTTGTCCAGAGAGATCAGTGACTGTGTAGGGGGAACTGTCTTAAACATCTCTAAAAGTGGTTCTTGCAG TACCATCCGCATCGGTCACACTGGGATGCAAGTTCAGCACATCGTCGAAAACGTTGTTGCCGTCACAAAAAGGCTTTCACAGAAACTGCCGGAG AAGTGGGAGAGCGTGAAGCTCTTGTACGTGAAGACTGAGAGATCGGTTTCCCtgcctgtcttttcttcttttgtcagcAGTCGTGGTGAAGCCAGGGGACTACGCACACAAAGTCAGAAGAAAAAG GTAGCAAAGAAaagccaaaagaagaaagaacgtCTTAAAAGACagcaggagaagaaaggagacaAGAAGCTTATGAAACAGGCTGGAAAGGCTGCACCAGCCCCGACTACAGATGCACCGGCCCCCAAAACTGGTGGTGCTCCAGCCCAGGACCCTGGACCCCAGAAGGAGACCGGTGGGGTGAGCGCCCCCCCTAAAGCTCAAGACGAGTCTGAAGATGAAATCCCACTGCTGGTACCAGTGAAGGAAACGCCAGCTGCAAGAAGCGTAAAg acaCAAAAAGATGCTGCAGGAAAGAAGTCTCCAAAGAAGAGTCCTGGTCCCAACACACCTcatgggaagaagagaaaggccTCCCCAGCTTTGGAGACCCCAGCAGCTGCGGAGCCCAAGACCCCAGGTAAAGGCCCAGGGAAGAAGGCAAGAATCAAAGAAGAGTTGGAGAAAGAAAGAACCTCTTCGCTGGGGAAAAAAGACCCAAGACAGACTCCTAAAAAGCCAGAGGCCAAGTTCTTCACTACTGCTAGTAAATCTGCGAAAAAAACTCCCCGTACCCCCAAACAGTGGCCCAAAAAACCCAAAGTACCCCAGTCAACCTAA
- the RSL1D1 gene encoding ribosomal L1 domain-containing protein 1 isoform X2: protein MVVLWKIPSKELRVRLSLPHGIRSDLADICLFTKDEPNLTPEQTERFYKKLLNKHGVKTISQIIPLRTLKKEYKAYEAKLRLLGSFDFFITDARIRRLLPSHLGRHFYNRKKVPVPVNLQAKDLSREISDCVGGTVLNISKSGSCSTIRIGHTGMQVQHIVENVVAVTKRLSQKLPEKWESVKLLYVKTERSVSLPVFSSFVSSRGEARGLRTQSQKKKVAKKSQKKKERLKRQQEKKGDKKLMKQAGKAAPAPTTDAPAPKTGGAPAQDPGPQKETGGVSAPPKAQDESEDEIPLLVPVKETPAARSVKTQKDAAGKKSPKKSPGPNTPHGKKRKASPALETPAAAEPKTPGKGPGKKARIKEELEKERTSSLGKKDPRQTPKKPEAKFFTTASKSAKKTPRTPKQWPKKPKVPQST, encoded by the exons atggtggTGTTATGGAAAATTCCAAGTAAAGAACTGAGGGTCAGATT GTCCTTGCCTCATGGTATTCGATCAGATTTAGCAGATATCTGTTTATTTACCAAAGATGAACCTAATTTAACTCCCGAACAGACAGAACGTTTTTATAAGAAGCTTTTGAACAAGCATGGAGTTAAAACCATTTCTCAG attATCCCCCTCCgaactttaaaaaaggaatataaagCCTATGAAGCTAAGCTCCGCCTCTTGGGTAGTTTCGACTTCTTCATTACGGATGCCAGAATCAGGCGGCTCTTACCCTCACACCTCGGGAGACATTTCTACAACAGAAAGAA AGTTCCAGTACCTGTAAACCTTCAGGCCAAGGATTTGTCCAGAGAGATCAGTGACTGTGTAGGGGGAACTGTCTTAAACATCTCTAAAAGTGGTTCTTGCAG TACCATCCGCATCGGTCACACTGGGATGCAAGTTCAGCACATCGTCGAAAACGTTGTTGCCGTCACAAAAAGGCTTTCACAGAAACTGCCGGAG AAGTGGGAGAGCGTGAAGCTCTTGTACGTGAAGACTGAGAGATCGGTTTCCCtgcctgtcttttcttcttttgtcagcAGTCGTGGTGAAGCCAGGGGACTACGCACACAAAGTCAGAAGAAAAAG GTAGCAAAGAAaagccaaaagaagaaagaacgtCTTAAAAGACagcaggagaagaaaggagacaAGAAGCTTATGAAACAGGCTGGAAAGGCTGCACCAGCCCCGACTACAGATGCACCGGCCCCCAAAACTGGTGGTGCTCCAGCCCAGGACCCTGGACCCCAGAAGGAGACCGGTGGGGTGAGCGCCCCCCCTAAAGCTCAAGACGAGTCTGAAGATGAAATCCCACTGCTGGTACCAGTGAAGGAAACGCCAGCTGCAAGAAGCGTAAAg acaCAAAAAGATGCTGCAGGAAAGAAGTCTCCAAAGAAGAGTCCTGGTCCCAACACACCTcatgggaagaagagaaaggccTCCCCAGCTTTGGAGACCCCAGCAGCTGCGGAGCCCAAGACCCCAGGTAAAGGCCCAGGGAAGAAGGCAAGAATCAAAGAAGAGTTGGAGAAAGAAAGAACCTCTTCGCTGGGGAAAAAAGACCCAAGACAGACTCCTAAAAAGCCAGAGGCCAAGTTCTTCACTACTGCTAGTAAATCTGCGAAAAAAACTCCCCGTACCCCCAAACAGTGGCCCAAAAAACCCAAAGTACCCCAGTCAACCTAA